A stretch of Imperialibacter roseus DNA encodes these proteins:
- the lgt gene encoding prolipoprotein diacylglyceryl transferase, with product MHPEFISFELFGKPVTIHFYGLLIALGATLGYFYAAKTAKRELGIESDVIQGLARWVIIAAFVGGKLFYYFESPAYYFGEPANMLKNFRTGFVFYGSLIFAIPTVIWYFRKHKLPFWPMMDLVAVTGCIVHVCGRMGCFFAGCCYGKPTDMPWGITFSDPLSQAKPLNTPLHPTQLYEIFLILSILVVLLMFKRHKRFEGQLFFLYIMMYAVGRSVTEIFRGDIRRGFIIENVLSHSQLISLILISLVGIFYYRFSKKQKPIVKQKP from the coding sequence ATGCATCCAGAATTCATTTCATTCGAGCTTTTTGGAAAGCCGGTCACCATCCACTTTTACGGTTTGCTGATCGCTCTTGGAGCAACATTGGGCTATTTTTACGCAGCAAAAACCGCCAAACGGGAACTGGGGATCGAGTCAGATGTCATTCAGGGACTCGCAAGATGGGTAATTATAGCTGCATTTGTAGGGGGGAAATTGTTTTATTATTTCGAGTCACCCGCCTACTATTTTGGCGAACCCGCCAATATGTTAAAAAACTTCCGGACGGGTTTCGTTTTCTACGGTTCACTCATTTTTGCTATCCCAACCGTGATTTGGTATTTCAGAAAGCACAAACTGCCGTTTTGGCCAATGATGGATTTAGTAGCCGTTACAGGCTGCATTGTCCATGTTTGCGGTAGAATGGGGTGCTTTTTTGCTGGCTGCTGCTACGGTAAACCAACTGATATGCCGTGGGGCATTACCTTTTCCGATCCCCTTTCACAAGCCAAACCACTTAATACACCCCTGCACCCAACACAGCTTTATGAGATTTTCCTCATCCTCTCGATTCTGGTGGTGCTGCTAATGTTCAAACGGCACAAAAGATTTGAGGGACAGCTGTTTTTTCTGTACATCATGATGTACGCTGTCGGTCGGTCGGTTACAGAAATATTCAGGGGTGATATCCGAAGGGGATTCATTATTGAAAATGTACTTTCGCATTCTCAGCTCATCTCTCTTATCCTGATTTCTCTGGTAGGTATTTTCTACTACCGATTCTCCAAAAAACAAAAGCCTATCGTCAAACAGAAGCCCTGA
- a CDS encoding diacylglycerol/lipid kinase family protein — protein sequence MPRKLLLMVNPAAGYGKGAKIVGEVEKFLRTNDLVYESFFTKKGQNAKAIVKRRLDESFTDLLVIGGDGTLNDAINGIGDNTQVVVNVISTGTGNDFIKSVDVGSNLLQQLDTLLHGVEKTIDLGVCNERLFHNGVGIGFDGQIVADMKQKKKPLLLWGYGAYLYRVLRILSSYQEKQLSFSIDGKKYTKKVLLLTVANGTTFGGGFVLTPDAKVDDGLLDVCLIERILPWNRFLSLSKLGAGRHGKLEEVSFFKASHVSIEADKKQWMHIDGELLGHPPFEININKKALKVRVRASV from the coding sequence ATGCCGAGAAAACTCCTGTTAATGGTAAACCCGGCCGCCGGGTATGGCAAGGGTGCCAAAATTGTTGGAGAGGTAGAGAAGTTCCTGCGAACGAATGATCTGGTCTACGAATCTTTCTTTACCAAGAAAGGCCAGAATGCGAAAGCAATCGTGAAGAGGAGATTAGACGAAAGCTTTACCGACCTTTTGGTTATCGGGGGAGACGGAACGCTCAACGATGCGATAAATGGAATAGGCGACAATACGCAGGTGGTGGTCAATGTAATTTCCACCGGTACCGGCAACGATTTTATTAAGTCGGTAGACGTTGGGAGCAACCTCCTTCAGCAGTTGGATACCCTTCTTCACGGGGTAGAGAAAACCATCGATTTGGGCGTTTGCAACGAGCGGCTGTTTCACAATGGGGTTGGAATTGGGTTCGATGGTCAGATTGTAGCTGATATGAAGCAAAAGAAAAAGCCGCTGCTTCTTTGGGGCTACGGGGCCTACCTGTACAGGGTGCTCAGAATCTTAAGTTCCTATCAGGAGAAACAGCTGTCATTCAGTATCGATGGAAAAAAATACACCAAAAAAGTCCTGTTGCTCACAGTAGCCAATGGAACCACCTTTGGCGGTGGTTTTGTGCTAACTCCTGATGCCAAAGTGGATGACGGATTGCTGGACGTATGCCTTATTGAAAGAATTCTCCCCTGGAACAGGTTCCTTAGCCTGAGCAAGCTTGGGGCCGGAAGGCACGGCAAACTAGAGGAGGTAAGCTTCTTTAAAGCCAGTCACGTAAGCATAGAGGCCGACAAAAAACAATGGATGCATATTGATGGCGAGCTGTTGGGCCACCCCCCTTTTGAAATCAACATTAATAAGAAGGCATTAAAAGTGAGAGTCAGGGCTTCTGTTTGA